A window from Nocardioides mesophilus encodes these proteins:
- the tal gene encoding transaldolase: MSERLKALADAGVSIWLDDLSRERIETGNLAELVKQSSVVGVTTNPTIFAAALADGERYDQQVAELVADGADVDHTIFKLTTTDVRDACDVLLDAYKASDGVDGRVSIEVPPGLAFDTEGTSAAAKLLWAEVDRPNLLIKIPGTSEGLPAITATVAEGISVNVTLIFGLHRYDQVMDAYLDGLEKARENGHDLSTIHSVASFFVSRVDTEVDKRLDALIEAGGDAATLGSLKGKAAVANARLAYQAFERAFGGERFAALQQAGARPQRPLWASTGVKNPDYSDTLYVSDLVVAGTVNTMPEKTMKAFADHGEVKGDQVTTQYDDARHVMDQLAAAGIDYDDVIATLEKEGVEKFVASWDELVETVKGQMGGAKRQADGQ, translated from the coding sequence ATGTCTGAACGTCTGAAAGCTCTTGCGGACGCAGGAGTATCGATCTGGCTCGACGACCTGTCCAGGGAGCGCATCGAGACCGGCAACCTGGCTGAGCTGGTGAAGCAGAGCTCGGTCGTCGGGGTGACCACCAACCCGACGATCTTCGCCGCCGCCCTTGCCGACGGTGAGCGCTACGACCAGCAGGTCGCCGAGCTCGTCGCCGACGGCGCCGACGTCGACCACACCATCTTCAAGCTCACCACGACCGACGTCCGTGATGCCTGCGACGTCCTGCTCGACGCCTACAAGGCCTCCGACGGGGTCGACGGCCGGGTCTCCATCGAGGTGCCGCCGGGCCTCGCGTTCGACACCGAGGGCACCTCCGCGGCGGCCAAGCTGCTGTGGGCCGAGGTCGACCGGCCGAACCTGCTGATCAAGATCCCCGGCACCTCCGAGGGTCTGCCCGCCATCACCGCCACGGTCGCGGAGGGGATCAGCGTCAACGTAACCCTGATCTTCGGGCTGCACCGCTACGACCAGGTGATGGACGCCTACCTCGACGGGCTCGAGAAGGCCCGTGAGAACGGCCACGACCTCTCCACGATCCACTCGGTCGCCTCGTTCTTCGTCTCCCGCGTCGACACCGAGGTCGACAAGAGGCTCGACGCGCTCATCGAGGCAGGGGGCGACGCGGCCACCCTCGGCTCGCTGAAGGGCAAGGCCGCCGTGGCGAACGCCCGGCTCGCCTACCAGGCGTTCGAGCGGGCGTTCGGCGGCGAGCGGTTCGCCGCGCTGCAGCAGGCCGGGGCACGTCCGCAGCGCCCGCTGTGGGCCTCCACCGGCGTGAAGAACCCCGACTACTCCGACACGCTCTACGTCTCCGACCTCGTGGTCGCGGGCACCGTGAACACGATGCCGGAGAAGACCATGAAGGCGTTCGCCGACCACGGCGAGGTCAAGGGCGACCAGGTGACGACGCAGTACGACGACGCGCGACACGTCATGGACCAGCTCGCGGCCGCCGGGATCGACTACGACGACGTCATCGCCACCCTCGAGAAGGAGGGCGTCGAGAAGTTCGTGGCCTCCTGGGACGAACTGGTCGAGACCGTCAAGGGTCAGATGGGCGGCGCGAAGCGCCAGGCGGACGGTCAGTGA